A window of the Trichoplusia ni isolate ovarian cell line Hi5 chromosome 4, tn1, whole genome shotgun sequence genome harbors these coding sequences:
- the LOC113492923 gene encoding repressed by EFG1 protein 1-like isoform X1, which yields MKTPCVLPGCSYITKLFTSKSNEFELEALEVHNEFRAEHGVPPLVLSKEISKVSQKWAEELAKKDAMAYSLNKSYGENVYCGWSADPNTKIKARDCIEKWYSEINNFSFGREPEVLTCGHFTQVVWKSTRELGVGSAKSKTGKLYVVANYYPPGNFSNQFVKNIPPPGAGQFRTNSNNSPRESNNNLSPPSPNQRNSKNLSELASDLVSRFKSTSITSEKFDEEFLKAHNDYRKQHGVKPLELNKKLCKYAEEWSKTLAKKGQTEHRDQNDYGENIFSAWSSDPNFTVSGRDPVDKWYSEVNNHQFGREPSDLKSGHFSQVIWEDTKELGVGVAKSKEGQIYVVAYYNPPGNVIGSFASKVKPPIN from the coding sequence ACGAAACTCTTCACTTCCAAGTCAAATGAATTTGAACTCGAGGCGTTAGAAGTCCACAATGAATTCAGAGCAGAACATGGAGTACCTCCTCTAGTGCTCAGCAAGGAAATCAGTAAAGTCAGCCAGAAATGGGCTGAAGAGTTAGCGAAAAAAGATGCTATGGCATACAGCCTGAACAAGAGCTATGGAGAAAACGTCTACTGCGGTTGGTCAGCTGACCCCAACACGAAAATCAAAGCTAGAGACTGCATCGAAAAATGGTACAGTGAAATAAACAACTTCTCCTTTGGAAGAGAACCAGAAGTCCTTACTTGCGGCCATTTCACTCAAGTCGTTTGGAAATCAACCAGAGAATTAGGAGTCGGAAGTGCAAAAAGCAAAACTGGAAAACTTTACGTTGTTGCCAACTACTACCCACCTGGTAACTTCAGCAACCAATTTGTAAAGAACATTCCTCCACCAGGTGCTGGTCAGTTCAGAACAAATTCCAACAACTCTCCAAGAGAATCAAACAACAATTTATCTCCTCCGTCCCCAAACCAAAGAAACAGCAAGAATTTAAGTGAACTTGCATCAGATTTAGTAAGCCGGTTCAAATCGACGTCAATAACTAGTGAAAAATTTGATGAAGAATTTTTGAAGGCCCACAATGATTACCGTAAGCAGCACGGAGTAAAACCTTTGGAACTAAACAAGAAGCTTTGTAAATACGCCGAAGAATGGTCTAAAACGTTAGCGAAGAAAGGTCAAACAGAACACAGAGATCAAAACGATTATGGAGAAAATATATTCTCCGCTTGGTCTTCAGATCCTAACTTTACAGTATCAGGAAGAGATCCGGTAGACAAATGGTACAGCGAAGTCAACAATCATCAGTTTGGTAGAGAGCCTTCAGATTTAAAATCTGGACATTTCTCCCAAGTAATTTGGGAAGATACAAAGGAATTAGGTGTTGGTGTAGCCAAGTCCAAAGAAGGGCAAATTTACGTTGTTGCCTATTACAACCCACCTGGCAATGTTATTGGCAGTTTTGCAAGCAAAGTCAAACCtcctattaattaa
- the LOC113492923 gene encoding repressed by EFG1 protein 1-like isoform X2 — translation MLKTKLFTSKSNEFELEALEVHNEFRAEHGVPPLVLSKEISKVSQKWAEELAKKDAMAYSLNKSYGENVYCGWSADPNTKIKARDCIEKWYSEINNFSFGREPEVLTCGHFTQVVWKSTRELGVGSAKSKTGKLYVVANYYPPGNFSNQFVKNIPPPGAGQFRTNSNNSPRESNNNLSPPSPNQRNSKNLSELASDLVSRFKSTSITSEKFDEEFLKAHNDYRKQHGVKPLELNKKLCKYAEEWSKTLAKKGQTEHRDQNDYGENIFSAWSSDPNFTVSGRDPVDKWYSEVNNHQFGREPSDLKSGHFSQVIWEDTKELGVGVAKSKEGQIYVVAYYNPPGNVIGSFASKVKPPIN, via the coding sequence ACGAAACTCTTCACTTCCAAGTCAAATGAATTTGAACTCGAGGCGTTAGAAGTCCACAATGAATTCAGAGCAGAACATGGAGTACCTCCTCTAGTGCTCAGCAAGGAAATCAGTAAAGTCAGCCAGAAATGGGCTGAAGAGTTAGCGAAAAAAGATGCTATGGCATACAGCCTGAACAAGAGCTATGGAGAAAACGTCTACTGCGGTTGGTCAGCTGACCCCAACACGAAAATCAAAGCTAGAGACTGCATCGAAAAATGGTACAGTGAAATAAACAACTTCTCCTTTGGAAGAGAACCAGAAGTCCTTACTTGCGGCCATTTCACTCAAGTCGTTTGGAAATCAACCAGAGAATTAGGAGTCGGAAGTGCAAAAAGCAAAACTGGAAAACTTTACGTTGTTGCCAACTACTACCCACCTGGTAACTTCAGCAACCAATTTGTAAAGAACATTCCTCCACCAGGTGCTGGTCAGTTCAGAACAAATTCCAACAACTCTCCAAGAGAATCAAACAACAATTTATCTCCTCCGTCCCCAAACCAAAGAAACAGCAAGAATTTAAGTGAACTTGCATCAGATTTAGTAAGCCGGTTCAAATCGACGTCAATAACTAGTGAAAAATTTGATGAAGAATTTTTGAAGGCCCACAATGATTACCGTAAGCAGCACGGAGTAAAACCTTTGGAACTAAACAAGAAGCTTTGTAAATACGCCGAAGAATGGTCTAAAACGTTAGCGAAGAAAGGTCAAACAGAACACAGAGATCAAAACGATTATGGAGAAAATATATTCTCCGCTTGGTCTTCAGATCCTAACTTTACAGTATCAGGAAGAGATCCGGTAGACAAATGGTACAGCGAAGTCAACAATCATCAGTTTGGTAGAGAGCCTTCAGATTTAAAATCTGGACATTTCTCCCAAGTAATTTGGGAAGATACAAAGGAATTAGGTGTTGGTGTAGCCAAGTCCAAAGAAGGGCAAATTTACGTTGTTGCCTATTACAACCCACCTGGCAATGTTATTGGCAGTTTTGCAAGCAAAGTCAAACCtcctattaattaa
- the LOC113492923 gene encoding repressed by EFG1 protein 1-like isoform X3 — translation MTKLFTSKSNEFELEALEVHNEFRAEHGVPPLVLSKEISKVSQKWAEELAKKDAMAYSLNKSYGENVYCGWSADPNTKIKARDCIEKWYSEINNFSFGREPEVLTCGHFTQVVWKSTRELGVGSAKSKTGKLYVVANYYPPGNFSNQFVKNIPPPGAGQFRTNSNNSPRESNNNLSPPSPNQRNSKNLSELASDLVSRFKSTSITSEKFDEEFLKAHNDYRKQHGVKPLELNKKLCKYAEEWSKTLAKKGQTEHRDQNDYGENIFSAWSSDPNFTVSGRDPVDKWYSEVNNHQFGREPSDLKSGHFSQVIWEDTKELGVGVAKSKEGQIYVVAYYNPPGNVIGSFASKVKPPIN, via the coding sequence ACGAAACTCTTCACTTCCAAGTCAAATGAATTTGAACTCGAGGCGTTAGAAGTCCACAATGAATTCAGAGCAGAACATGGAGTACCTCCTCTAGTGCTCAGCAAGGAAATCAGTAAAGTCAGCCAGAAATGGGCTGAAGAGTTAGCGAAAAAAGATGCTATGGCATACAGCCTGAACAAGAGCTATGGAGAAAACGTCTACTGCGGTTGGTCAGCTGACCCCAACACGAAAATCAAAGCTAGAGACTGCATCGAAAAATGGTACAGTGAAATAAACAACTTCTCCTTTGGAAGAGAACCAGAAGTCCTTACTTGCGGCCATTTCACTCAAGTCGTTTGGAAATCAACCAGAGAATTAGGAGTCGGAAGTGCAAAAAGCAAAACTGGAAAACTTTACGTTGTTGCCAACTACTACCCACCTGGTAACTTCAGCAACCAATTTGTAAAGAACATTCCTCCACCAGGTGCTGGTCAGTTCAGAACAAATTCCAACAACTCTCCAAGAGAATCAAACAACAATTTATCTCCTCCGTCCCCAAACCAAAGAAACAGCAAGAATTTAAGTGAACTTGCATCAGATTTAGTAAGCCGGTTCAAATCGACGTCAATAACTAGTGAAAAATTTGATGAAGAATTTTTGAAGGCCCACAATGATTACCGTAAGCAGCACGGAGTAAAACCTTTGGAACTAAACAAGAAGCTTTGTAAATACGCCGAAGAATGGTCTAAAACGTTAGCGAAGAAAGGTCAAACAGAACACAGAGATCAAAACGATTATGGAGAAAATATATTCTCCGCTTGGTCTTCAGATCCTAACTTTACAGTATCAGGAAGAGATCCGGTAGACAAATGGTACAGCGAAGTCAACAATCATCAGTTTGGTAGAGAGCCTTCAGATTTAAAATCTGGACATTTCTCCCAAGTAATTTGGGAAGATACAAAGGAATTAGGTGTTGGTGTAGCCAAGTCCAAAGAAGGGCAAATTTACGTTGTTGCCTATTACAACCCACCTGGCAATGTTATTGGCAGTTTTGCAAGCAAAGTCAAACCtcctattaattaa